The following DNA comes from Athene noctua chromosome 1, bAthNoc1.hap1.1, whole genome shotgun sequence.
GGGTGATTAGTAATATTTTGGATCTTCAACAAGGAtgttataaagaaaagaaagaaaaaaaaaaaaaaggcaaagctaaTTCATTAATTAGGACTGATATGCTGACAATCTGTTTAGTTTATACACAGAGAAAACACAAGCAGGACACAGTTAACATAACATGACATTAGAAGTTAGTGAATTCCCAAAAGCCCAGGGCTTGGAGATATGATATCTTAATTGTACTTATCTTACTGTGAGTGGGAAGGTGTTACCTTCCAGCCAAATGGTAAAGAGCTGGTTTAAAGTTTAGATCTGCCCTTTTTCTTCTGGTTTACATGAGCCAAGGAACCAAGATGGATCAAGAGATAGGAAAGACTTCCTTGTTAGTTATCAAAAATTACACTCTGCCTCCTGCTGAAACTTTAATCTTTGGACAGTACATAGTGTTTGGCAGACATACCaggttttggttggttggctggttgttttttgtttaatgcAGGCAGAAAACTTGATGTGATGTTCACATAGATCAGCAAGAGACTTTCCTGTGGCTCCAGTGACCTTGGATTGACACCAAAGCCACTGCATGCCATGGTCACATCTCAGGATGTACCTTTTTGTTTAGAGCTATGTGAATCCTTAGGTAAGCAGCTGAATAAGTGGAGCTGCTCCTGCAAACAGGTCAGTCACTGTGTCCAGAAAGGTCCCATGTGCAGATCATGCCCAGTTCTTTAGTTCCCTGTTATCAAAGCCCAGACTGCTGGGGAACCTGTGAGGTTTCAGGAAGCGTATGAGGAAAGGAGCTATGGGAACAAGTTCATGCTTCACTGGCCTCTTTGGGCTCCACGTGTGGGTTTAGAAGATTTTACATGGAGGGGAAGAAGAGCTAGGTCAAGATTAGCTGCTTTAAAAGCCTGTTCTGCAGAGATGGAATACACATATGCATAAAGATCATAACTGCAGCATACATCTGCTCATTCAACAAACTACTCAGCAACCCAACACTCATTCATACCAGTGGTAAAACAATTGGGAAGATTTGGCTGAAGTGGTAGCAGAATATGGCCTAACGCCCTCACTCGCACTGCTCTCACAGAAGGGGCCTTATCTTGTCTCTTTATTCAGGCAAAACTCCCTGACTTTTGAGCATGCACGAACCAGCAGACAAAACGCTCCATGAATACAGCAGAACAAACCACTGACTTCTGCTCTGCAACAACAGGCtgagaaaagggatttttttctgtgctatcTCTAACATCCAATAAcccccctgcttcttccttcGTTTCAGCTCACACCCTCGCCGCCCCATCCGCGGCCACGCTGACTCTCCCTGGTGGCACGGTGCTCTCCCTCAACTTGTCAGGGCTCTGCGGACCACCAGGATCTCAGCCACCCAGCACACCTGCAGACTGGGCAGTGTCCAGGACACTTACAGCTGGGGGGACTCAAAGAGTGAGAGGGGAGCAAGACATGTTGGAGGTCACCCAGGAAGAAGTCAGAtcctcctgcctccagcccctgGGCTGTGATGATGAGGTCCACGCTGCCGGCCGGGTGGCGGAGCGCTCCCTTCCTGGAATACACTAGTAGCTGGACAGGATGCGTTCACAAATATAATCATCCACAAATCTCCCCCAGATTAGGTTACAGGACAGCGTTTCGACGGCATGCATTACAAAGCTCCCTGGAAGGCTTGGCTGGTGGATCTGCTGCTCTCTCTGCTCATGACCCATTTTGGCTTTCATCAAGAATCATGACACCAGCTGCCTGGGTCATCtaggaggcagggaggaggagagcaacCCCGGCTGGAATGGGaagtggggaaggagaagaagaggaggaggaggaggaggaggaggaggaggaggaggaggaggaggaggaggaggagagggagaaggaggaggaggaggaggaggaggaggaggaggaggaggaggaggaggaggaggaggagaaggaggaggaggaggaagaagaggaggaggagaaggaagggggaggaTAGAAAGAtagagcaggaggagagagagagagagttgcTTTGCTCCAGTTGTGAAGATTTGAATCCCAGTTCTGAGCTCTCGGCAAGGGCTTGCCGAGATACCTCATTCTCTGTCCTGTGCAAAGGTCTGTGATTGGGGATGTGGTGTGCTCAGCGGGCAGGGCCCCTCCCCTGGGCTGGATCCGCCTCTCCTATCCCCCAGATAAATTACTAGTGTCCTCACTAAATTCCTcagctttctttctctctctctctctctctctctctctccctctccctctcccacacacacacacacacacacacactcactcccACCCTCAAACACGGGCAGAGCAGGGTTGGAGGGCGGGAGGGAAGGGATCCTCTCTGGACTGGTATCGCACCTTAGTGCCAGGGGGAGGAGGTAAGGAGAGGAAAATACTGGCGCCCATTCTCTCCCCCCGCCGCCTTGAAGCAGATTTGAAGAGCTGcccttcttccccccctccccccttcccgcTGGTCCTTTGGCATCTTCCAGACCATGTCCACTGGGTCCCTCAGTGATGTGGAAGATCTGCAGGAGGTGGAGATGCTGGAGTGCGATGGCCTGAAAATGGATACTAACAAAGAGTTTGGGGCGTCCACCGAGAGCAACGAGGAGGGATCCAATGGCGAGAATGGCTCCCCTCAGAAGGGGAGAGGGGCCTCgggcaagaggaaaaaagctcCCCCCAAGAAGAGCCCTTTAAATGGAGTGAGCCAGGAGGGAAAGCAGGTCCAGAGAAACGCTGCCAACGCCAGGGAGAGGGCGAGGATGAGGGTCCTTAGCAAAGCCTTCTCCAGGCTTAAGACCACCCTGCCCTGGGTGCCCCCAGACACCAAGCTTTCCAAACTGGACACCTTGAGGTTGGCCTCCAGCTACATCGCTCACCTGAGGCAGATCCTGGCCAATGACAAGTATGAAAATGGCTACATCCACCCAGTCAACCTGGTAAGTCACAGCCTGCTGGGGCCGGGGAATCTGTGTGCGTCTGCGTGGGGAGAGGTGGGTGAGGATCTGGGATGGAGCATGTGCGGGGAGAAACTTTCGCTCTGCTTCTCACCAAGAGCCTGGTGCCAGTGGGGCGGCAAGTGGTGCGGCAAGGGGTACTGTGAGGGGGAACAGGGTCCCAGCTGCCCTTCCGCCCTGTGGCCTGAGAGCTGAGCTTCCCAGGCCCCATCGCTGCTCCTGGGATCCACTCCAGGGGAGAGGCAGGGCCACGCTGGCCACAAATAGGCAGGGACAGGCTTTACTGCCCCAGGCATGCCCAAGAAACCTCAGCAGGGGTTGATGGCAGCTTTCTACCTGCAGAGCAGGTATAGAAATTTGGGTAGAGAAAGGTATGTTTTAGGAAGGACCCAAGCCAATGACCCAGGATTTATTTTTATCCTTCCTCTCTATCCTAACGTTTCCTGCCATAATAATCTTCAAGCCCTAGCTGTTTAAAGACAGAGCTTTTGGGGCTCTGCGCTCAGCCACTTGGATTTGCTGGGTCCAGGACATTTCTCCTATCCATATAAACTGtcaaaggagaaataaatacGCGCTCAGACTGCCTGAGATGGGTGTCTGCCCCAGGCACACTCCACAAAGCCTCCCTGGACTGTGTGGTGTCCCTCCTGAGCTCCTATCACCCAGAAAAAGTTTTCCTGAGCAGCCTGGGGTCTCCCCACCATACCCGGCTGCCAGAAACATCCAGTTTGCAGCTCTAAAAATACGTGCAACTGATGCAAACCAGGGTGGGCGAGATCTGCCTGGGCTCTTTTTAGACATCCAGCCTTTACATTGCCCACACGTGTGGAACCCGCTGGATAAAGGGGTCACAGAGGAGATCTGAGGATGTTTCACTGGGGTCCGGCTCTGCCTTTTGAGCTCTGGATTCTAGGGGAAAGTACATTACCCGCTGTGTCAGCTGATAAGGGCCTGGGAGATAATTTTTTGGCTAAACCCAAAAATCTCAgcacaaaatgggaaaaaaaataaagtaaaacaaaaccaacacccaGCCCAGATGtaacacccacacacacacacgcagcccCCATCCCCGCACAGAGGCACACCAAAACTTGCCCGCCAGGCCACgggaggacagggaggtgggCCGGGGGCTCCGGGCGGCTCCCGcggccgggcagcgcggcgggaCGTGAGGCGGCTCCCGCGAGGAAGAGCCCCCACGGGGAAGAGTCCCCACGCCGCTCACGACCAAacgcggggggcggcgcggctgcggcggggtGGCCGCGCCGCAGGGAcgcggctgtgctggagccggcGGGgctccctccacctcctcctcctcctcctcctcctccctccgtgctccctccctccgtcccgCCGCTGATCAgacgggccccgccgccccggggacgGCCGGGGGGAGCCCGCCGCGGCTGGGCGGCGAAGCGGCATCAGCCGCCGGCGAAGGGCAAAAGGGGCCTCGGCGAAGCCGGCGGCGACTgccccggcccgagccccgctgGGCGCTGCCCGCAGCGGGCTCAGGCGGCGGATGGCGGGCTCGATCCCCCGGGGCGCTCCCGAGGCGGACCCGCTGGCGACAGAAGCGTTGCGCTGTGCATTTTCCCCCTCTGTAACCCCCTTCCCACCCGTGTCTTTTCCTGGCTACAGACTTGGCCTTTTATGGTAGCCGGCAAACCCGAGAGTGACCTGAAAGAAGTGGTGAACACAAACCGCTTGTGCGGCCCGACGGCATCCTGAGCCCCGGCGGCCGGGCCAGCAGCCTCCAGGCGCGGCCgggcagcgggcggcggggcgggcagggacacgccgcggccccgccgctgccccgggccccGGGGCCGAGCTACGGGGAGAGCCGCTCGCCCGGCGCGGAGGAGACCGAATGTGCCCTCACAAAGACTCCACCCCGAGAGATCCCGACTCTATTTAACTTTATTAAATGCGTGTACAGTCGAGTGTCCTGCAACAAGAGCCTTGCTGGTTCAAGCGCTACTAGAGAAAAGACAGAGATCAAACAAAACCTACCACGCGTGTATCTTTTGTCTGAGACCTGTGAAATATGTAGATGCCTAGAAAAACTGACTTTGACAGTCATCTCTATGAAGTAATTCACCCTaaagatatatagatatattttctTCAAGCAGGTTTTGCTCTATTTCCGTGAATAAACCTTCCTTTCCACTGAACACACTGCGGTGTAATGTTCGTTTCCGACTCTCGGGCTCGGTCGGGTAAGGACCGAGCCTCCGCCGGCCTCCGGCCGCGCTCGCCCGGCGCCCCGCCGGCAACGCGCCCCTCCGCCCCGGGCCACGGGAGGGCACAAGGGGAGCAAAACTCCGTGGGGGAGGGCGGGAGCTGCCCCGGGACCTGTCCTCGCCgcgggagcccggcccggccccgcatcCCGGCGCCCGCGCGCTGCCGGAGCCGCCCGCGCCGTTCCGCGCCGCTCCGCGGGGACGGGAGCAGTTAGCTCTTGAAGTACAGTCGGCCGGAGGATCCCCCCTCTGGCCCCGGTCCTCGGTGCCGAGCATTTTTTAACTTAAACATCTCCCACCGATGGCTCAGCGCGCCCGTGAGAGATGAGGCCGAGGTGAAGAGGAGCGCGGGGCGCTCCCCTTGCCCCGGCAGCGGCCGCCGGCAGCTGATGCGCCAGATCCCACCGCGCTGTTTAATGTTTCGGGGTTATGACCGCACTGTTTACAAGACGTCTTCGGTTATTTATACTGTTATTATTAGCGGAGGGGCTTTAAATTTCCGCTTCACTTGCTCTTTCAATACCGTCCCCCGGTGCCGTGTGATACCTGGGTACTTTCAGGCGAAAAGCAGGAGAGGGACAGCGCccggccggggggcagcgggggcttGCGGGGCCGCCCCCCGGGCCGAGCCCTCCGCCCCGGCCGGGTTGCGGGGCCCACGGACCCACGCGGGCGCtgcctcccctcgggcagcccccggggccgggcgctCAGGCGCCCCGGGCAGCCCTGCGGGACGGATGATGTTTCTTCTCATCAttccgccgccccccgcccggcccccccgccccgagtgAGGTGGCGCGTCCTCCAAGCGACCCAGATTCACCGGCCGGGTTCATGCGTGGGCTAGGTTTAATTAAAGCAGCTCGCTGTGAGCAAACATCTGGGCCCACGTTATGGAAAGGGCCAGGGCCTGCTGCGTCGTCCCACCAGCTCTGACGGGGAGAGCTGTTTGACCTCCCTCTGCCACGGCTGGATCTCCATCCCGCGCGGTTCAAAGCAGAGCTCCTACCCTGGCCTCGCTGTCGTGCGTGGGGCCGACTGACCGTGCTGCCCAGCGCCTCGCCTCGCCCAGGCCGAGCTATGGCCGGAGGgggggcagctctgctgagcgCAGCTTCACCCCGGCACTGGGACATTCCTCAGGAATGGCTATTCTCTCGAGGGGAGACAGACTGGAGCCCTCCAACCTTGAGCTGAGCACAACTGACTGGTGCGGCAAATGCTCAAATACCATTTTAACCACTGGATTTACCCACTGAATTGAAATTAACCGTTGGCTTTAACCACTCAAAATTTCCACTTAAATCCACACTAATGCCTGCTCGAGACTCATAGCAAGGTGCTGGTTTCCGTCTAGAAAGCAGAAGGTGGTAGGCATCTGAGATACGCATAAAACTAAGAGTTAAATTCGGAATATTCTCCCATGGCTTCTTTGCCACCCTGCTTTGCAGGGCTTCCTGACTGCACTCAGCACCCTCCCCACCTTTCTGAGTTAGCCACGCTCACTGTTCATTTGCCACCTGAAACACAGCACAGACAAAGAAGGGAGAAATGCGAGGAACACAGCCATGACCATAAGCCAAAAGCTGCGATATAAGCGGAACAATAAGAGGAGGCTGTAAACACCGTTATTTCTCGTGCAGCTATTGCTATTCACTTTATCTAGCTGTCTCAATTGTAAGCCCCTTGAGGATGAAACTATCCCTCAAGCATCCTCCACCTTCCTCCGTTCTTGCCTCTGAGcagcaacaaacaaaaaggcaaaaagcaacaAGCAATAAACAAAAGCAACCAGCAGTATCCAGAAAGGTAAATAACGACTTTACTCTGACTAAAACAATCAGCAGCTTTATCTCCATTTTGAAGACAATGAACATATTTTCCGGAGGCATTTATGTGGCTGGGAACCCTCAGTCCACTGACTTCTTTTGTAAGGACACAGCCCAAACTGTACTGGCAGTTGGCTTCAACATCTCAAGTTTCTTAGATGAATTAAGAGTCTTACCATGTATCTCAGGAGAACAATGAGTGAAATCATTCTTCTGCGCTGCTTAGtgcaattttacagaaaaatatctgcaaataaAAAACATATATTTAGTCTGAGGGAATTCATAATTTTGAAAGGAACTTGCAAATGTGCTAAGGGAAAACAGGGGACCCTTTTAAATATTGATGttaatgattttaaagaaaatattttgtttgcttttttgcttttctgtataaagagatgcattttaatatttaccAAAATATACCCTTTCTCCATGTGGAAAGAAAGATGACTTGATTTATCTTTCTGTATCTACGTGGATGTAGATGCAGCTGCGTGAGTGTCTGTATACATTCTCCCCTAATAACGTTTGAACTCATTGCCTGATTTCAACTGAATTTGACAGAGGTCTCAAAGATAACTAAattgctgtaatattttttttttttttgggtgaaAGCAGGCAGCTgagtaaagaaaaaaccctttaaatTCTCCAACTAAAGGAAAGGTTTCAACATGAACTCAGCCCTTATCAGAGGTATCAGAGGATCCTTCAATCACAGGATACAAGTTCATAGAAAACGTGCTTATGGACCTATGTGTTTTAAGATAAGAACTCTCTAAAAATAGTTTAGTCCCATCTGATTTTaatactattctttttttttttttaaggaaacccAGTTCCACCCAACTACTTCATGACAATTTTTCAGTTCAGCTAGAGACTAGAAAAAACCTTTCTTTGCAGAGCTGCACTCAGTGCTCCAGCTCCTGGGTTTGGTGCCCATGTTGTACTGCTTTGCAGCAGTGTGCACAGTCCATAATATCTCTAGGAGCAAGCATTTTTCCATCCCttatagaaaatacattttagactTATCTTACCCTCTCACTGGGATGGAAATCTGCCAGTCTGAAACATCAGCGTAGCAAGAAAGCCGCTTTGCAAACACCTGCACAATGCCTTGCTGTCCTGGGTGCTGACTGGGGCAGCGAGGGCACAGTGATGGTCATGCCCCCGAGCTGCAAGGTGCACAAGGAGAACATAAACTAGACAGGTCACTCTTTAAAGTGCCTCCAAGGTCGAAATTCCCAGCTCACCTTGGAAAttaaaagacacagaaaatctgtgtgttttcttctgcAGGGAAGCTGGTCTGAACCCCGGATATGACAGGATCACAAACACAGGTTTGTTTGAAACACTTGTATGGGTAACCCCACAACAGTGTCTGCCCAGAAAGACAGGCTTCCTTGTTAATGAATCACATGTATTTTTCAAAAGGTAATCTTTCCCAAAATGACACTGTCATTGcctttcattattatttgtagctaacaaaaataaaataagcaaaagacATTGACTAATTGCAGGTaataaagagaacaaaactcACATGTATCTGGTGTGCAAAGTGGAGGGTATCATCTGATGAAAGTGCAGGTTATTTCTAATTTCTGTCTGGATATCTGAATATAGATTATCACTCATAGTCTCCCAAAAGGGATGAGTTTTCAAAAGAATTGTTAATGACATTGAAATGAAATTGGATTTCAATGAAATTGAGATCTGTGGCACCAAACAACAGAGCACTCTGCAGTTTCCATGTATACATACACCTAGAAAAGCCTCCATACAGAATTTCTCCCAACAGCCAGCAATTCAAATTGGCCATGTTCATTATTGGCCCAtataacactgactgttcccgcACTAAGGCTGCACTGCTAGATGCAGGCCCACAGGGTAGATATAACTTTGTGCTCGCTAGTCAGCTGTGGATTGCTTCATGCTCTTCAGACCAGCATGCTTTATGGATGGGAAGTGGCACAACCAGTAATAATGGCTTTTTTTGTCTCTAATGCTGCAAAGCTACTGGTGGGTTACAGCTTGGTGAATTCCTGCAACCCTGAGATGTCTTGTCTGACGTAAATTCCTTTGGGAGGAATGGGGAAAAATCATGTGTTACCTTTGCAAGTACTGCTGCCGGCAGACTCCAAACCCAGCAGAGTTCTGCAAGTAACTGATTTGTCTTCAGTTCACTTCAGACACGGGTGTATCTGAGCTAGCTGTATAAAAACAACTTTGAGTAGGCCTAGGCATGCAGTCATCGCATTTTCCAAATGTGGCGTGGACATACCCTAGGGTCACAACAATCCCGAGATGACGCATTTTCTTTCCTTAAGGTTTTGCCCTTAAACTGAAACTTGTAAACAGACGAGATGCGTTTTCAAGATGATGCGCATGCGTGCACACAGCTACACCGTCCTTGCATGGGGAGTGGAGAGATCCAAACCCCCCTGCACGGAAAAAAAACCCGATCATAACAAAAGTAGGAGAATAAAAAACAATGCAAATCATTCCTTCACTTTAAATTCTAAGAGGCCAATTTCATTAAGCAAGAAGAAAACCACCAACCCTTATTTACATCTCAGGCTGCTGTGTAAACTATAAGACCATATCTGACCGTAAATATGGATTATCTACACATTCGagttttctctctgttgtttaCATGCTATTTAAGAAACAGGGATCAGAAACActagggaaaaaagggaaagggacaACTACATGGCCAGGAGACaaaaggaaaggggggaaaaggcataGAATAATTCCTCTTCATCTGACTACTACCTCTCAGTGCTTGTGAAAGGACGGGCTGGGGAAGGGACAAACTATCAGCAGCTCCATCACGGCCGGGTGGAGCCAGACCACCGGGGAGATGGAAACCGGGAGGTTAGAGCTGCAGCTGCCTTCTCTGGGAGGAACATCTGCAAAATCCTGCACCGCAGCAGCAGGGGAGGCGGAGTGGGCACAGGCAGCGAGAGTTCCCAGGGATGTGCTCACACAGATAACTGTCCCACTGGATGGTTTCCCAGGCTGCTGCAGCGGCACTTCCCTCCCCCGTCAGGGATGAGGCAAAGACCATCGTGTGCGATAAGCAACCCAAGTGTCAGCGCGGCCTCTTGCTTCAGCATCCTATTTCTTGTAATGCTTTCTGACAGCCCGGCGGACCAGAATGGGAACAGTTCTTCCTCACCGATAACATGTTGTTTTGTTCTTATATAGGGACTTTTGTATCACTGGCACCTCAGAGTCAACACAGAAATTAAACAAGACAGCACTTGCCGCCACCTCATGACCAAATGTTTTTCTATAGGAGGTTGTTACCATTATacagatgggaagaaaaagaggcGCAGAGTGGACAGCTGCCTGGCTGAAGGGTCACACATAAGCTTGGTGTAGGCTTAGGGCGCCAGCTCTTCTGCTGCACAAACTTATGAGCTGTTCTAGGCATACTGAAGTTGCCAGGGCTCTTTGCTCTTTGGATTCGGCGTAAAGATAGGAATGATAAGGGTGTAGGGAAGGATCCTCTCTCTCAGACTGTGTATCTATATCTACACTTGCTCATATAGTTAAAACAGGCCTTGGACTATTATCTTTCTCTGAGAGCCAGTGCTGTGGCCGGGGTTACATCCACACATACTTGTGTTTTATTCTACTCTCATGCTATTCCCAAACCGTGCTTGGACATTTTGTGGGAGAAAGTTAGTCAGACAGGCCAAAGGCATGCTGAGGACCCTGCTAACAACCAAACACTATGAGAAATAAGCCTTGGCCCTCTTTTATTTATCAGTGTCACTGCAGCCTTAGAAGCTAGACCAATAAAGGTACTTGATGCCTTTGTCTCACCCCACCCTTGTTCTCTTCTTGTTTTCTAGGTCAACCTGCTATCTTCTTTTATGGGTCAAAAATTTTTAGTGGGGACCCCCTTTCCTTTTTGTATCTCGTAACTTAACAAATTAAGACTAGAGGTTACTAGAAGCAAGAGACCAAGTTCAAGAACAAACATAACATGAGATTTAAACAACATTATATCCTAAATTATGACACTGAAACCCCCTATTCATTTGTTGCCCAACTCTACTAGGCTCT
Coding sequences within:
- the TCF21 gene encoding transcription factor 21, producing MSTGSLSDVEDLQEVEMLECDGLKMDTNKEFGASTESNEEGSNGENGSPQKGRGASGKRKKAPPKKSPLNGVSQEGKQVQRNAANARERARMRVLSKAFSRLKTTLPWVPPDTKLSKLDTLRLASSYIAHLRQILANDKYENGYIHPVNLTWPFMVAGKPESDLKEVVNTNRLCGPTAS